The DNA sequence GGCGTACCCGAGCTCCTGGGCCATCTTCAGGGCATCGGCGAACTCCATCCCGTCCTCGGTCATGCGGGTGAGGATATAGTTGCAGGTACCGTTGGTGATGCCGAAGATGAACCGGACGTTGTCCCCCACCAAACCCTCCTTGAGGGTCCGGATGATCGGGATGCCGCCGCCCACACTGGCCTCGAAGTTGATATCCACCCCCTTCTCAAAGGCCGCACTGAATATCTCGTCTCCGGCCTCGGCCAAAAGCGCCTTGTTGGCGGTGACCACATGCTTTTCCTTGTCGATGGCCTGAAGGATCATCTTCTGGGCCGTGCCGATGCCGCCCATCGTCTCCACGACGATGTCGATATCGGGATCCGCGAGGATGTTCTTGTAGTCGTCGGTCAGGATGTCCTTCGGGACCGCAAAGCCCCGATCCCGCGTAATATCGATATCCGCCACCTTCGAGACGACAACCTCCCGCCCCACCCGTTGGGATATGAGGTCCTTGTTTTCAAGGAGGATTTTGACTACGCCGCTTCCAACCGTGCCGAATCCGACCACACCGATGGAAATCGGCTTCATTCTGGATTGGGACATACCCGCCCCCTTTATAATATTTTTCTGATTCCCTTGATCGCTTGATTGATGCGCTGGGTGTTCTCAACCAGGGCGAACCGGACGTATTCGTCCCCCTGGATGCCGAATCCGATTCCCGGTGACACGGCCACCTTGGATTCTGTGAGCACGAATTTTGAAAATTCGAGAGAACCCATATGCCGATACTGTTCGGGGATCTTTGCCCACACGAACATGGTGGCCTTCGGTTTTTCGATCTCCCAACCGGCTCTCCCCAGGCCGTCCACCAGGGCGTCCCGGCGCTTCTTGTAGTTTTCGGAAATATCCAACACACAATTCTGATCTTCGTTCAGGGCGATAATCGACGCAATCTGTATCGGCTGGAAGACCCCGTAATCAAGGTAGCTCTTCATCCGGGCGAGGGCCGAGACAAGCCGCCGGTTGCCCACGGCGAATCCCACCCGCCATCCGGGCATGTTGTAGCTCTTCGAGAGGGAGGTGAACTCGATCCCCACGTCCTTCGCCCCGGGCACCTCCATGAAGCTGGGTGCCCGGTAGCCGTCGAAGACGATGTCCGCGTAGGCGAAATCGTGGACCACGATGATGTTGTTTTCCCGGGCGAATTCCACCACCTTTTCAAAGAAACCG is a window from the Candidatus Zymogenaceae bacterium genome containing:
- a CDS encoding aminotransferase class I/II-fold pyridoxal phosphate-dependent enzyme, which encodes MQEFHRIKRMPPYVFAEVDALKLEARRRGEDIIDLGMGNPDKETPPHIVEKLVEAVRNPRNHRYSSSRGIYRLRSAVVDRYRERYNVELDPDEEVIVTIGAKEGLSHFVLSVVEPGSSVIVPNPTYPIHTYSVIIAGGDIRSIPLSPDRDFFSDLMTALTLIWPRPVMMIISFPHNPTTRVVDIGFFEKVVEFARENNIIVVHDFAYADIVFDGYRAPSFMEVPGAKDVGIEFTSLSKSYNMPGWRVGFAVGNRRLVSALARMKSYLDYGVFQPIQIASIIALNEDQNCVLDISENYKKRRDALVDGLGRAGWEIEKPKATMFVWAKIPEQYRHMGSLEFSKFVLTESKVAVSPGIGFGIQGDEYVRFALVENTQRINQAIKGIRKIL